One segment of Niveibacterium microcysteis DNA contains the following:
- the dut gene encoding dUTP diphosphatase has translation MHHIDVKLLDPRLKESPPHYATHGSAGLDLRACLDAPVTLEPGATFLVPTGMAIHLADPGLAAMILPRSGLGHKHGIVLGNLVGLIDSDYQGQIFVSVWNRGNKTFVIEPMERIAQLVVVPVLQVGFNVVEEFDVSHRGEGGFGSTGRA, from the coding sequence ATGCACCACATCGACGTGAAACTGCTCGACCCGCGCCTCAAGGAGAGCCCGCCGCACTACGCCACCCACGGCTCTGCTGGGCTTGACCTGCGTGCCTGCCTGGATGCGCCGGTCACGCTGGAGCCGGGTGCGACCTTCCTGGTCCCGACCGGCATGGCGATCCATCTGGCCGATCCGGGCCTCGCTGCGATGATCCTGCCGCGTTCGGGGCTCGGGCATAAGCACGGCATCGTGCTGGGCAACCTGGTCGGGCTGATCGATTCGGACTATCAAGGCCAGATCTTTGTGTCGGTCTGGAATCGCGGCAACAAGACCTTTGTCATCGAGCCGATGGAGCGCATCGCGCAGCTGGTGGTCGTGCCGGTGCTGCAAGTGGGCTTCAACGTGGTTGAAGAGTTTGATGTGTCGCATCGCGGCGAAGGCGGTTTCGGCAGCACTGGCCGGGCCTGA
- the rpmB gene encoding 50S ribosomal protein L28, which produces MSRVCQVTGKGPMVGNNVSHANNKTKRRFLPNLQSRRFWVESENRFVRLRVSNAGLRTIDKKGIEVVLAELRARGEV; this is translated from the coding sequence ATGTCCCGCGTCTGTCAAGTTACCGGTAAAGGCCCCATGGTGGGCAACAACGTCTCGCACGCAAACAACAAGACCAAGCGTCGCTTCCTGCCCAACCTGCAGTCGCGCCGTTTCTGGGTTGAGAGCGAGAACCGCTTCGTCCGTCTGCGTGTGTCCAACGCGGGTCTGCGCACGATCGACAAGAAGGGCATCGAGGTCGTCCTCGCCGAGCTTCGCGCTCGCGGCGAAGTCTGA
- the rpmG gene encoding 50S ribosomal protein L33, producing the protein MAKGGREKIKLESTAGTGHFYTTNKNKRTTPGKLEFMKYDPKARKHVLYKETKLK; encoded by the coding sequence ATGGCCAAAGGCGGTCGCGAAAAGATCAAGCTGGAGTCCACTGCGGGCACCGGCCATTTCTACACCACGAACAAAAACAAGCGCACCACTCCCGGTAAGCTCGAGTTCATGAAATATGACCCGAAGGCCCGGAAGCACGTGCTCTACAAGGAAACCAAGCTCAAGTAA
- the radC gene encoding RadC family protein has product MAITDWPEDERPRERLLAHGAAVLSDAELLAIFLRVGIKGKSAVDLARDLIARFGSLTRLFAAPVDDFAAVPGMGSAKFAQLQAVIEMARRALGEEMRERDLLSSPGAVRDWLRLKLAALPYEVFMVILLDAQNRLIHAEELFRGTLDQTSVYPREVVKLALARNAAAAIFAHNHPSGCSEPSRADELLTSSLKQALALVDVRVLDHFIVAGNARPLSFAERGLL; this is encoded by the coding sequence ATGGCTATCACCGACTGGCCCGAAGACGAACGCCCACGCGAGCGCCTGCTGGCGCACGGTGCGGCGGTGCTGTCCGACGCTGAACTACTGGCGATCTTCCTGCGTGTCGGCATCAAGGGAAAGAGCGCCGTTGACCTCGCCCGCGACCTGATCGCCCGCTTTGGCAGCCTGACACGCCTGTTCGCGGCGCCGGTCGACGACTTCGCCGCCGTGCCCGGCATGGGCAGCGCAAAGTTCGCGCAGTTGCAGGCAGTGATCGAGATGGCGCGTCGCGCGCTGGGTGAAGAAATGCGCGAGCGCGATCTGCTCAGTTCGCCCGGCGCGGTGCGCGATTGGCTGCGCCTGAAGCTTGCCGCCCTGCCCTACGAGGTCTTCATGGTGATCCTGCTCGACGCGCAGAATCGCTTGATCCATGCCGAAGAGCTGTTTCGCGGCACGCTCGACCAGACCAGCGTCTACCCCCGCGAAGTGGTGAAGCTCGCGCTCGCACGTAACGCCGCGGCGGCGATCTTTGCGCACAATCACCCGTCCGGCTGCAGCGAACCGAGTCGCGCCGATGAGCTATTGACCAGCAGCCTGAAGCAGGCATTGGCGCTGGTCGACGTACGCGTGCTGGATCACTTCATCGTGGCCGGCAACGCGCGCCCCCTCTCCTTCGCCGAGCGAGGCCTTCTCTGA
- the coaBC gene encoding bifunctional phosphopantothenoylcysteine decarboxylase/phosphopantothenate--cysteine ligase CoaBC, with translation MSIFTGKRIVLGVAGGIAAYKAADLARQLGKAGADVHCVLTEGGAHFVTPVTFQALTGNSAWTDAWDSRQSRNMAHIDLTRGADLLLVAPATADVMAKFAHGLADDLLTTLVLARECPLAVCPAMNRQMWENPATQRNLAQLRADGVAVFGPASGEQACGEVGMGRMLEPLEIVAEVAAFFTPKRLAGKRVLITAGPTFEPIDPVRGITNISSGKMGFALARACADAGAEATLVAGPVAQATPRGVTRIDVQTALQMRDAVMRNVLAANVFIGVAAVADYRPATAADHKMKKAGGDGLTIELVQNPDILAEVASLPNPPFCVGFAAESQNLDEYAATKRAKKRVPLLVGNLVQDGMGGDDNRVVLFDDSGRHEVPHGPKDAVAEAIVEHLAGMLA, from the coding sequence ATGAGCATTTTCACGGGCAAGCGCATCGTGCTGGGGGTTGCGGGCGGCATAGCGGCCTACAAGGCGGCCGATCTCGCGCGGCAATTGGGCAAGGCCGGTGCGGATGTGCACTGTGTGCTGACCGAGGGCGGCGCCCACTTCGTGACGCCGGTCACTTTCCAGGCGCTGACCGGCAACTCTGCATGGACCGATGCATGGGATTCCCGCCAGAGCCGCAACATGGCGCATATCGACCTCACTCGCGGGGCTGATCTGCTCCTGGTGGCGCCCGCCACCGCCGATGTGATGGCGAAGTTCGCGCACGGCCTGGCGGACGACCTGCTGACCACCCTGGTGCTGGCACGCGAGTGCCCGCTTGCGGTATGCCCCGCCATGAACCGGCAGATGTGGGAGAACCCGGCGACTCAGCGCAACCTCGCCCAACTGCGCGCGGATGGTGTGGCGGTTTTCGGCCCGGCTTCCGGCGAGCAGGCCTGCGGCGAAGTGGGCATGGGCCGAATGCTGGAGCCACTTGAGATCGTCGCCGAGGTGGCCGCCTTCTTCACGCCCAAGCGGCTGGCCGGCAAGCGTGTGCTGATCACCGCAGGGCCGACGTTCGAACCGATCGACCCGGTGCGCGGCATTACCAACATCAGCTCCGGCAAGATGGGCTTTGCGCTGGCTCGTGCGTGCGCGGATGCCGGCGCCGAAGCGACGCTGGTGGCCGGCCCGGTTGCACAGGCGACGCCGCGTGGCGTGACCCGGATCGATGTGCAGACCGCCTTGCAGATGCGCGATGCCGTGATGCGCAACGTGCTGGCCGCCAATGTTTTCATCGGCGTTGCAGCGGTGGCTGACTACAGGCCAGCGACAGCGGCCGATCACAAAATGAAAAAGGCCGGTGGCGACGGCTTGACGATCGAACTGGTGCAGAACCCGGACATCCTCGCCGAAGTGGCGTCGCTACCCAATCCGCCGTTCTGCGTGGGCTTTGCGGCCGAGAGCCAGAATCTCGACGAGTATGCGGCGACCAAACGCGCCAAGAAGCGTGTGCCACTCCTGGTCGGCAATCTGGTGCAAGACGGCATGGGCGGCGACGATAACCGTGTGGTGTTGTTCGACGATTCGGGCCGCCATGAGGTCCCGCACGGCCCCAAGGACGCCGTCGCTGAAGCCATTGTTGAGCACCTGGCCGGCATGCTGGCTTGA
- a CDS encoding substrate-binding periplasmic protein encodes MCRIAAKAVSAALAGPDGARVVRVRLRVVCALLVAGLLPDAVFAADESISVVFRNKPPYSYVENGVQKGFLLARAQQLFAAAGLRARFEEMPPARMWAELRANAAPLCSFGWYRLPEREAFARFSLPIHTDRPQVVLTRADMAPRLRRHTSFAALLQAGDQRFGVVDAVSYGPELDRLIAGARVPVSRVLDAPVRAIWMLAAGRFDFMIVDQDDLDFYLANTPDLKNQKLERVDFPDMPPGMTRHILCSRQVPEAWMQRLDDAIRKQAETPRKR; translated from the coding sequence ATGTGTCGCATCGCGGCGAAGGCGGTTTCGGCAGCACTGGCCGGGCCTGACGGGGCGCGGGTGGTGCGAGTTCGGCTGCGCGTTGTCTGCGCGCTGCTTGTCGCAGGCCTGTTGCCGGATGCGGTGTTTGCGGCCGATGAGTCGATCAGCGTCGTGTTTCGCAACAAGCCGCCGTACAGCTACGTTGAAAACGGCGTTCAGAAGGGCTTTCTTCTAGCGCGTGCGCAGCAGTTGTTTGCTGCCGCCGGCTTGCGCGCCCGTTTTGAAGAGATGCCGCCCGCGCGCATGTGGGCGGAGTTGCGTGCAAATGCCGCGCCGCTGTGTTCCTTCGGCTGGTACCGGCTGCCTGAGCGTGAGGCCTTCGCGCGCTTCTCGCTGCCGATTCATACCGACCGACCTCAGGTCGTCTTGACGCGGGCCGACATGGCGCCGCGCTTGCGCCGGCACACGAGCTTTGCCGCCTTGCTGCAGGCGGGGGATCAGCGCTTTGGCGTGGTCGACGCGGTGTCCTACGGCCCTGAACTGGATCGTTTGATTGCTGGCGCACGTGTGCCGGTATCCAGGGTGCTGGACGCGCCCGTGCGCGCGATCTGGATGCTTGCTGCGGGGCGTTTCGACTTCATGATCGTCGATCAGGACGATCTTGATTTCTACCTTGCGAACACGCCGGACCTGAAGAATCAGAAGCTTGAGCGGGTGGATTTTCCGGATATGCCGCCCGGCATGACGCGGCATATCCTGTGCAGCCGCCAGGTGCCGGAGGCCTGGATGCAACGCCTTGACGATGCGATTCGCAAACAGGCCGAGACGCCCCGCAAGCGCTAG